Below is a genomic region from Sorghum bicolor cultivar BTx623 chromosome 9, Sorghum_bicolor_NCBIv3, whole genome shotgun sequence.
CATGAAGTTATCATTGACACCTTGTTATTGGCACACACATTGTCACCACTGCAAGAATGATGCCATAAAATCTAAATAAATATAGGAAATTACTAACATCCGCATCGAGTCGACGACTTAATCTGAATGGACATGTTCCATCATGAGAAACCGAATCCACTAAACTGCATTCAATTTGTAAAACATAAGTGATAGTTATGCACGTAGACAACACACACATAATACAGTGGCTATCAACAATCTCTGACTAGAGCAGTGTAACTTTTGCACAATTAGGGTGAGTTTGGTTTGTAGGCAAGCTTTGTCTTGCCTTGCCAACAATATATAAGAGCAATCCTGGCATGCGAGCTAGATTGGCTCTCCTATGTCAATAAAGAAATTTCTTGTGACGAGACTTAAGACTACCAACGAACTCTTCTCATATTCTAGCTCGACAAGGTTTGTGAGAAGTAGctagggaactaaacaacccCTTAATTTCACCCTTTAGGCAAAGGCTTCAATGGTTGTCCACCACGACCACCTATTACATCGTGGCGTTCTCACTTAACTTCTCTATCCCAAAAAGACCATACCTCATGTAAAgtatattttataattaatttaatgatacttattaAATATCATAACACTTTTATATAGAGTTGGTTAAACTTGAAATtatttcatcatcatcatcatcatcatcatcatcatcatcatcatcatcatcatcatcatcatcatcatcatcatcatcatcatcatcatcatcatcatcatcatcatcatcatcatcacactATAAAAGAGCGAGTTTTTTTGACAGAGCTCTCCCCTCTCTAATAACCGTTCGATCTAAATGTCGTGTTATATGAGGCCTTCGTCACCCGTGATCTTATATGATGTAAAATGTAAGACTCCTACTAAATCAAGATTCCTTCTAAACTCTAAAAACGGAAAATAATGTCCCCATGCAATCTTGCTTCCTTGAATCAGTCCATACTTACGTTCAATCCCAACCCACATGCATAACTTTTCCGATTTTTTAGTCCAATTCGTTAGCACCATAATACACCTTGCATGAGAATAGTAAATAGATTaattagaaaaagaaaaatatggaTGCACCGCGGTTGCTGTGGATTATtcgaaaaaaaataatacacaTCAAGATGCATCCATGCAACTAATAAATATATTAAttggaaaaaagaaaatatggatACATGCATGCAACTATAATAATTAATGAACTAATTGAGAAAAGTAGAATAATACGAAGGCACATCATACGAATGCATGCAGGCGTATGtactaggccctgtttggttggaggtgttAAACTTTACCGTTTATTTACGAAGCTAAAATatagctagagaataatttatagacgaattttttaaacctaattagtccatgattgaacactaatggccaaataaaaactaaaatgctacaatattagttaaactttaacatccCCTTACAATTAAAAAGAAAATGATAAAATTTGAACACAcatgattttatttattatgacaAATAAGGGAGAAAAAATAGCAAACGTCTTGCATTACTTATAGTACCACATTATGAATAAACAACAACTGACACGTGCGCGTTGCACGTGCATATTTGCTAGTTTCTTTAAAAAAATGAGCATTACGTTTTATAGAAAGGAGTAGAAAACACTTTGAATACAACTATTTTCATTTAACTCATATATAGGCTTTATTTTTTCATGAAAAAAAATACTTCCACCTCAACCAATATAGAAAACACTTTGAATACAACTATTTTCATTTAACTCATAGGCTTTATTTTTTCATGAAAAAAAATACTTCCACCTCAATCAATATCGAATCTTTGAATTCGCAAACAAATCTTCAAAGTCAAAATGATAACAAGACGCAACTGTCGTCTAGAGACTCGCGCGTGCGCTCTCTCTCGTCGATCGCTATCTCCCCTCCCTATGGAAAAGTCGCATAAAACCACATGAAACCAACTTTTTACACTCAACAAAAAAATTATTAATAACAACTAACTTTTATTTTTGAGGAATATTAATAACAACTAACTAACCATCTCGGCCGTTCGCCCGTGACTTTGCATTTGCATCCCCGCCCAACCAATCTTCCTCGTTCCGCCGCTCCCACTccagcggcgccggcggcgaggcGAGGATCTCCACAGCGGCCGCACCTACCAACGTCCAGGTACTCTTCCTTCCCTCCCGCCGCCACCTCGCCCGCAAGGAGGAGCCCTAACCTATCTATCTAGCCACCTACCGGAGATGGGCCGCCGATGTCTTCCGCGTTTTCTCTTCCTCCGTCCGTAGGATCTTTCTTCTAGCATAGCAATCGATTCACGTCCAAATCTTCGATTTTTCTTACTCCAGTGCCCAGTCTGCTGCGAATTTTTTTGGAGGAGCAGCTGCGTCCCCAATTGTGGAGGTCTCAACTGGACTGAACCTGTCCTGTGGATTATTCCCCTTCCCCTGGTTTCTCTCCAGGTTGGGGATGCAAACTGAATCTGCTTGTCCTCTAGGGTCAATGACCTGATGATGGTTCATCCGGAAGTTACTTTTCACTAGTGTAGTAGTTGACTTATTGCTGGGAGTGAATAGATTCAATCGACCCATCGGTTGCATTTCCCCAATCTAATTCCTATGCTCAATCACCCTTCTGAAAGGGGATACAGTATCTTCCTGGGTTCAGTCACCCTTCAGAAAGGGGATTCATGACACTGTATTCCTGTGTCTGTAGAGGAAACCAATAAGAGAAACTTGTCAATTTCATAAAGTTCTCACCTTGTGAGTACCGCAGTCTGGTCGATACGACAGAGACGTGCCAAGTCACCACACCTTAAAATAAACAAATCACTTTGTTTCGTCTGAAATTACCCAGTATCCTATGGGGGAGGAGTTTCCAATGCATCGTTGCTGGCACGCAGCTGTGACATCTTGTCTGCATTCCATTACTTAAGCATTTGGTTTGATGATCCCAACAGGCCATTTGCTTGTCCTGCAGGAGCAATGGCTCTGTCTGCGCCTATACGGATTTCTCTCATCGTCTCGTTCTTTGGGATTCTGTCGTTCATACTTGGTGTCATCGCCGAAAACAAAAAGGTCTGCCCTTTTTTCCTGTTATACAAGCACTGATCGTTatgcttttctttttccttgtcAAGGATGATGAATTTAGCACGAGTTTAGGCAGATTTCTCGCTACTGAACTGTGAGCAATTCATGTTAATAGCCCTATTCATAGTACTATACCATAGATGCTGTTAATAACGTTTACTGAAATTTCCCAGTCCTGACATCAGGTTTGTACTGTTTCTAGATTACTTTGAGAATATATCCAGTGCTACCAACGCATGGTGATACCTGTAAATATGCACAAAAAATTCATTCAAAGATATGGATGGATAGAGCACACAGGCATCTATTGTCATGCAAAATTTTAAGTTGAACAAAAAGTTGTGCAAGGAGAAACAAAACAGAGACAGATTTTTCCACAACCTTAAGACTTGTGTTGGTACTTGTACTTTATCATAGTTGCTGCTAATAACAGTTACTGCAGTTTCTCAGTGCACACATAAGGACTGTATTGCATATAGTTAACTTTGAAATCATATCTGGTGCTACCGTGCTACCAACACACAGTAGCATccaaaaatatggatggatggAGCACGGAAACATCTATCATCATGCACAGTTTTAAGCTGTGAACAAAGACTTTTTTTTTCTGGAACACAAACATGCAGGAGAGCATATCTTTGTATTAAGAAGATGAGAATGGGGGTAAAGAGCCCCTATTTCATCTTGTTAGTATAAATTTATGCAAGGAGAGAAATCGCCATGTGAATAGCTCCATGTGATTTCTCTTTCTTATTTCTCCTTGCACTAGTTTTTCTTCAGCCTCAAGTTCAGCGTTGTAAGTTGTAACCATGGTAGCACTATAGGCAAAGGGTCATATAGTTATGATGACACAGCTCATAGCTTATGTTTACTGTCTTCTAATTTTCAACCAATATAGTTGCTATGAATTTTTATAAGCATGCTTGTAAATTTTATACCGTCTTTGTTGCAGCCTGCTTCTGGAACTCCTATCCCAGGAAAGGATGTGGTCATCTGCAAGTTTCCAAGTGATCCAACTCTTGCAATGGGAAGCCTGTCCATTGTGGCACTTGTTGTAGCTGCCATTGTAGGCCATGTTGCTATCTTTTTCCCATACTCGGACAAGTCAGTTCCTCGCGGAGCACTGTTTCAAAGCACCAGCTTGACAGTGTTCTTTGTTGTTGCTGAGTGAGTGTCCTTTCAGCTACATGACTAAAAGTCCCATGTGCTATTGAAACAATATGCCTTGTATTCTTATGTTTCTTTTATGTGGTTCACTTGTCAGGCCCTCCTACCATTTGGGATATTGAGCTGCAAACTGACCCATCTAAGTTTTGCATTACAGAATTGTCTTTCCTGGACCCTGAAATCTTTTAATTTGTTCTGAATTGTTAGCCAGTGCTAATAATATAGAATTTCTCCTCTAGAAGATTACAGAGAACTAATTATTTTTATCGTGTTAATCAGTGCTAATAATCATGCTTAAATCTTGTATCATGATTTTTTTTACACTGATGATTTAGATTTTTGGCATATGAGCTATCAATATTTTCTTTCCATTGGGTGCCAttgtacaaattttttgaatgagTACACTGTGCACCATGCTATTTTCAGCACTTTAGTCTCTTTGTAGTAACAAAGATGCACTGTTGATTCTGTTCCCGTTATGTGAAATCAGGCTCGTCTCAGCCCTGGCTTTTGCAATGTTGTTGTGGGCAACTATCACTGAGGGACTTCACCGCAGCAAGAACATCCACCACGACATGAATTACCAGTGCCCTACTGCAAAGACCGGCCTGTTTGGTGGTGCTGCTTTCCTTGCCCTTGACGCTGCTCTCTTCTGGCTTGTTTGCCAGATGCTGGCCCTCAATGCAAGGGCTGACTACCTGGACGAGGATGACAACAAGGGCGAATATGGCCAGGTTTATGCCGATGAAGTCGATGGCTCGAAGGTCTGAGCCTATGCAGTCATGCTTGTCAGGGTTTTATGATTAGTGTCACTTAACTATATTGTGTCATCAACAAAGTCGCTTTAGCTCTCGTAAATTTGTATATAAGTTGGAAAGTCTTGCATAAGGCTGGTGGTTATTCTGCATTTTCAGGTTTCAGTGTGATCAATAAACAGTTTCTCAGTACAATTGGTTTGCTACTTCCCTTGGTGAACTACTGAACCTATCTTTGTGCTATACTGCTCTTCTTTTTTCTGTGACTAATTCTGGAAACTTTTTCCAAATATCAGAGCTCCAGTGTCTGAATGGTACTATACTGGAGGGGCCGAATCTCAGAATATTACACACATATGGTCCTACATTACATGCGTAGAGAGCATTAGCTACAAGAATGAAATATAGTGATTAAATTTCATACAGTTATAATGTagaaagcttgagcatacgGCATATCATTGTTTGAGATACACTGTAAAACCAAGGCTCATAATCCATCATGTTCAGAATATACTGTGTGCTAGGTTAAAAAGAAACAGACATTACAAGGAGGGGAATCCTAGCTCTTCATGCTGCAGTCTTCAATAGGGCCACTCACCATAACGTGGCCCCAAAACCTTTTGGTTCAGAACGAAGCTCGTGGAACGTCCAGATTAGG
It encodes:
- the LOC8068149 gene encoding uncharacterized protein LOC8068149: MALSAPIRISLIVSFFGILSFILGVIAENKKPASGTPIPGKDVVICKFPSDPTLAMGSLSIVALVVAAIVGHVAIFFPYSDKSVPRGALFQSTSLTVFFVVAELVSALAFAMLLWATITEGLHRSKNIHHDMNYQCPTAKTGLFGGAAFLALDAALFWLVCQMLALNARADYLDEDDNKGEYGQVYADEVDGSKV